In the genome of Streptomyces sp. Tu 3180, the window GGCCAGCGCGGCGACGATCGTCTGCAGCAGCTCGGACTTGCCGGAACCGGTGGTACCGGCGATCAGACCGTGCGGCCCGTCCTTGCGGATGTCGATGCCGAACGGGCCGTCGTACGACTCACCGATCACCGCCAGCGTCGACTGCCCGCCCGTCCGCCAGCGCGCCACGATCGCGTCGCTCGTCGGCGGCTCCAGCTGCAGCACGTCCAGCAGCCGGCTGGAGGCGGGCAGCGCCGAGTCCTCGGTCTCCCCGCTGATGTCACGCAGCGGCGACAGCGAGCGGGCCAGCCGCAGGCACCAGGCCGGCGACACGAAGTCGGGCCGCACGTCCTTCAGGCGCTCCGCACCCGCCTCCTCGACGCGCAGCCGCAGCCTGTCGGGCACCTCGGCGCGGCCGGGCTCGGCCGCGGCGGCGCCGGCGTGCCAGGCGTGGAAGGAGGGGAACCCGCCGGCGGCCTGCTGGACCTGGGTGTGCTGCTGCTCCCGGTCGTGCTCCTCGGCCCTGGGCTCGGCGACGACGAACGCCTGGCACTCACCCGGCAGGAACCGCTCCTCGGCGTCCAGGCACAGGGCGTACATGGACACGGACGGCCCCTCGCGCAGCAGCCGCACCACACCGGGGAGCGAGCGCAGCCGCCGCGAGCCGTCCCAGACGACGACGATGTCCGGATCGCTGAACGTCGTGCCCTGGGACCGGTTCTGCTCGGCGGCCTTCTTGCGGGCGTCGAGGATCTGCGTGAGCTCGCCGATGCGGGCGCCGACGGTCTCGGCGTCGGTGCCGATGAGGACGTTGACGTCCTGACCGCCGGAGGGCCGGGCGTGCGGCAGCCACCGCACCCAGTCCCACGACTCCCGGGCGGAGTTCTCGCTCAGCACGTAGAACTGCACGTCCATCGGGCTGTGCAGCGCCGCGGTCTGCGCGACGGCCCACCGCCCGAGGGCACGCGCGGAGTCGCCGGGCCCGGCCACGCCGATGACCCCGAGGGAGCGCAGGCGCAGCGCGACGGGCGCGTCCTCGATCTTCCAGGTCACCTGGCGCCGGTGGTCGTCCTGCTCGGGGTCGTCCAGCACGACCTCGGAGGGCAGCCGGCCCGTCCCGAAGCGGAGCAGCAGGTGGTCCCGGTCGGTACGCCGCCGCTCCCACAGCCGGGTCCGCGGCCCCGTGCCGAGCGACAGCACCGTCGCCGGGTCGGGGACGGCGTGCCGCCGGTCGTTCCGCTCCTGGACCAGCGCCTCCTGGGCGTCCTTCTCGATCCGCTCCTTCTGCTCCTCGTACTCCTTGACCTGCTTGGCGTGGGACTTGCGTCCGTGCTTCTTGTCGTTGAAGTAGTTGGCGAAGAGCAGGATGGGGCTGAGCCCCGCCATGATCAGGTAGTACCAGCGCTGGAAGATCGCCACCATGACGACCGCGCCGACCAGCGGCGTCAGCGCCATGAGCCAGGGCAGCGGCCGCGCCTCGTACTCGCGGGGCGCCGAGGGCAGCCGGAAGTTCGTCTGCCGCTCGGGCGGCCGCAGCCGGGGCGGCCGGTTGTAGTCCAGTCCCAGCCCGTCGTCGGACCACTTGAGGGCGGCGTTCGGCGGTGTGTAGCGGACGAGTTCGAGCAGGGTGTTGCCGACGGCGATCTGCCCGCCGAGCGGCCAGTCGTGTCTGCCGGAGGCCTTGCCGCCGGTGTCCTCGGCACCGTCCCCGCGCCGGCCCCCGTCTCCGTTCCTGTCCTTGCCCCTGCGTCTCTTCCTGCCCCTGCCCTTGCCCTTGTCCTCCTTGGCGTCCTCCGGGCCCGCGACGGGGGCCCCGTCGAGGGTGACGCCCTCCTCGTCGCAGTGGAGGGCGACCTGACAGGTCCCGTCGGTGGCGACGGAGAGGGTGAGGGCGCGGGCGTCGACCTCGGGGTCGTCGACGCGGAGGGCGCAGGCCGGCCCGCTGCCGATGTCGTACCGCCCGACCCCGAGCCGGTGCACGGTCCCGGCGGCGGGCCCGCCGACGACGCGCAGCTCGACGAGCCCGGCGGGCTCACCGGGCAGGCACCCGGAGGGGTCCTGGAGGGACACCACGGCCCCGTCGCGCAGCGGCGACCCGACGACGGTGGCGGAGGGGTCGACGGCGTACCCGTCCACGTACACCGTGGGCGCGCCGCCGGCGGGGGCCTCTCCCCGGTGCCCGAGGGGAATGACCCGGGCCCCGCCGTGCCCGACCTGCGCGGCCAGCTCCTGTGCGATGTCCCCGACGGTGGACTCGGGATCGGCATCGAGCACGACGTCGGCGGTGTCCCCGCCGAACGGATCGACGACGGTCAGAGTCAGGCGCACGCTTGTCCTCCCCAGGCTCTGTGGTCGCTTCCACCCCGCGACTCACAGCAGACCCCGCGACGATATCCGCTCGCGGGCGGGGGGCGGCAGTGGGGAGGTGCTGGTCCGTTCCCGATGGCAACGCCGTACACGACTTCGCACCGGCGCCTTCACAAAGCGGGGATGTGACACCACAGTTCACCCCCGTAAGCTGCTGCCGCAAGAGCGGACGATCACATCGGCTGTCCCATACGGCTCCTGCGTCACAGGGGCCGCGACGACGGACCGGTCGTTCCGCAAACAAGGGAGCCACGGGGGTTGGCCCTGCGGCGTTGCGAGAGGAAGCGGCTTCATGGCCAAGGACCTTGACATCACATACCAGGACATGCGAGAAGCGGCCAAGCATGTCGTGAAGGAGAAGGAGAAGCTCCAGGAGAAGCTGGACGCCCTCCGCAAGTACATCAACAACCTGGTCAACTCGGGCTACGTCACGAAGAGCTCGTCCAAGGCCTTCGACGAGAACTTCGACGAGTTCACCAACGGCGCGAAGACCACGCTGGACGGCCTGGACGGCATGGGCGACTACCTGACCATGGCCGCCGACAAGTTCGAGCAGATCGACGACGAACTGGCGAAGGCCGCCCGCAAGTGACCGTCTGTTAGACGGAATTCTCTGCAACGGTGGGGCGAGCACGGGCTGCTTGCCCCACCGGCCCGTACCGTGCCACCACTCAGCGGGGGATGGAATGTCGGACCAGACCGCCGATATTGAACGCATCAAGGAAAGTTCCAAATCCCTGTCCAAAATTCATCGGGAGTTCTCCAAGAACGCCAACCCCGCCGACGGGCTGGGTGTGAACGTTCTGGGCGATCAGGGCCTGGTCGACGTCTTCGGTGACTTCGGTGACAACTGGAAGATCCACCGCGAGCGTTTGACGGACGAGCTGGAGAAACTCTCGACGCTGCTTTCCACGGCGGCGAAGACCTATGAGGACATCGATCACGCGCTTGCCGAGGCCCTGCGGGGGACGGACAGGAAGAAGCCCGGTCCCGGGGAAGGTGCCAGGTGACCCGTCCACGCGCTGAGGAATGGGCGGTGATCGGCGAACACTCGGACCCGATTCCGGGAGATCCGGAGGAAGTCGCCAAGCTCGGCCGTGACTTGAGGAAGACCGCTGAGTCCATCAGGAAACAGGCGGACGAGATCAAAGCGCTCGCGTCCGTCGACCAGTGGAAGAGCAAGACGGCGGATGAGTTCCGCAAGGAGGCCGAAGAGGCCGAGGGCAAACTGCGGAAGGCGTTCAAGCGCTACGACGCCGCTGCTGACGCGCTCGGCGAAAAAGTCATCGACGGCGGCTGCTCGAAGGAGTACGCCTCGGAACTCCATCGGGCGCAGACGATGGCCGACAAGGCTCTCCGGGACGCTCGGGACGCTCACGACGAGCAGAAGGCGAGCACGGGAGCGCTCGACAAGCTCCCCGGGGACACACCCGACGACGATCCGGACCGGAAGAAGCTGGAGAAGCGCCAGGAGGCGGCGGCTTCGGCACTGGAGCGGGCGAAGAAGGACCTGGAAGCGGCCAAGGGCGTGCGCGACGCGGCGGCCAAGAGGGCACGCGACTCCATTCGGTACGCCATCGACCACGACGGGCTGAAGGACGGCACCTGGGACAAGTTCAAGGACTGGGTGCACGACAACGCCGGGTGGATGAAGAAGGTCCTCGAAGCGACGGGCTGGATTTCCACCATCTGCGGGACTCTGGCCCTCATGGTGGGGTGGATCCCGATCGTCGGCCAGGTGCTCGCCGGCGTTCTGGGCACCATCGCGCTGGCCGCCACGCTGGTGTCGCTCGTGGGACACACCCTCCTGGCGGTGGCCGGTGAGGGCAGTTGGTTCGATGTCGCCCTCGACGTCGTCGGCCTCGCGACACTCGGTATCGGCCGGGGTGCCCTCGCCGGGGCCAAGGGGGCTTCGCTCGCGGCCAAGAGCCTCGGGCGGTCGGCGGCCGCCAAGACGCTCCGGCAGGGAATCACGGCGAAGCCCGGCACGGCCGCATACAACAAGGCCGTCAACAAGGCGTGGAAGAAGGCGAACGAGCTCAGCAGCGGTGCCTTGCGAGGAAAGGCCGGCGCCCAGGCGGTCGCCACGGCGCCGAAGGGCTGGTTCCCCGGTGCCCAGCGGCTGGCGGACGCCTTCAACCCCAAGCTGATCTACCGGGAGTCGGTGGACAGCCTCAAAGCCGTCAAGGACTTGCGCCCGAGTAATCTTCGGCAACTCGGACAGGCCGACAGCTGGCACGGCGTTCGGCCGGGATTGAACGATCCCGGCATCAGAGACCTGGAGAAGAGTCTCAGCCAGATGTCCCCTGCGCTTCGGGCCGACAGCGCGGTGCAGGCCGCGACTGATGTGTTCCAGACACAGACCCGGATCTGGGCCGGCTCGACCGCGATCGCGTCGACCACCGACCTGCTCGACAAGGGAAAGATCACGGAACCTGTCGGTGACCTCGTCGGAGTCCAGGGACTGGATGACGGGGTCTGGTCGGCGACCGGGATCAAGGACGCCACGACAACGAGCAACGGGTGAGCGAGACGAATGGTGGGCGAGCGAGGCAGCATGATGGCTGAGCAACCGGCAGGTCCCGAGCCGCTGTCGCGGTCGGCCGAGCCCGTGGTGCGTCCTGCGGGCATGCCGCCGCACAACGTCCACGTTGTCCGTCGGGCGCGCCTTTTCGCCGACGGCCACGCCTTGGTCGTACGCGACTCCCGAGGGCGAGAGCGCCGGTATGCGGTCGGCGCCGCCGGTATTCGGCGTGCCGTCTTCTTCCCGCCCGGCGACCTGTGGGAGACCGTGCAGAAGCGCCCCAGCGAGCGCTGGGGTGTCCTGGTGTTCATGGGCGGGGACGAACGGCACATCCTGCATGTCCCCCTTGCTGCCTGGCTGCCCGAGGCCGGGGTCGTCGGAGCCCTGGAGTTGCGGCCGTCGATGTGCCTTGGCCGGACCGGTCTTGAGGCACTGGTCACGAAGCTCGGAATCCCTCTGGAGGAGAGTGAGGAGCCCCTCGGTCCAGGAACACGGGACGGCGGCCGGCGGGGCAGGCCGGACCGGGCCGACCACGCTGAGCTGCCGCGCTGGCACAGCTGGGCCAGAGGACTCGGCATGTTCGGCTGGCTCGTCGCTGTCGTGACGGCTTTCGCCGCCGATCTCGTGTGGGCGATGCCGATTGCGGCAGGAGCCTTGTTCCTGGTCCCGGCGTCCGACGCTGTCGTGCGAATCGGCGGGTGGTGGCGCAGTCGCAGGCAGAACGTGTTCGCCGAGGCCGTGGAGATCAGACCGTCCCCGGAAGCGGGAGGAAACGTGACCGAGCGGTTCTTGCGGACAGCGGTGGTGCGCGTGCTTCCCCACGACGTCGTTCTCACGGACACCCTCGGTGCGGAACGGTGGCTCGCGCGAGGCGGCGAGCACGGTGTCGCTCGGCTGGTGCGGCTGACCGCGCCGGCGACCGGGAAGATCCTCGGAGTCGAGTTCCGGGACCGGGACGGCGAGGGGCGGGCCCTCCTGCCGTGGAGTCACTGGTTCGCGGGACCGCGGGGGAACGATCGCTGGGCCGAGCTCGTGAGAGCGTTGGATGTTCCCGTCTCGGACGTGAAGCACGAGCAGGCCGAGGACGCGAAGTACTGGTGGCAAGGGCTTACGCTCGCGGCGGAGGTCCACGCGATGTCGCCCATGGATGCGAAAGAAGCCCGGAAGCAGACCGACTGGTACCGGTCGGTCATCGGCAGGAACGAGCTTCTCTCCCTCCCGCTCTTCAGCGCGGTGCTGCTCGCAGGGCTCCTCAGCGACAAGGACTCCGCGGTTCTGGCAGGCTGCCTGTCCGCGCTGACCGTCGCGGTGGTGCTGGTGCCCCCGCTGGTCAGCACGCTGGT includes:
- a CDS encoding WXG100 family type VII secretion target; this encodes MAKDLDITYQDMREAAKHVVKEKEKLQEKLDALRKYINNLVNSGYVTKSSSKAFDENFDEFTNGAKTTLDGLDGMGDYLTMAADKFEQIDDELAKAARK
- a CDS encoding putative T7SS-secreted protein, translating into MIGEHSDPIPGDPEEVAKLGRDLRKTAESIRKQADEIKALASVDQWKSKTADEFRKEAEEAEGKLRKAFKRYDAAADALGEKVIDGGCSKEYASELHRAQTMADKALRDARDAHDEQKASTGALDKLPGDTPDDDPDRKKLEKRQEAAASALERAKKDLEAAKGVRDAAAKRARDSIRYAIDHDGLKDGTWDKFKDWVHDNAGWMKKVLEATGWISTICGTLALMVGWIPIVGQVLAGVLGTIALAATLVSLVGHTLLAVAGEGSWFDVALDVVGLATLGIGRGALAGAKGASLAAKSLGRSAAAKTLRQGITAKPGTAAYNKAVNKAWKKANELSSGALRGKAGAQAVATAPKGWFPGAQRLADAFNPKLIYRESVDSLKAVKDLRPSNLRQLGQADSWHGVRPGLNDPGIRDLEKSLSQMSPALRADSAVQAATDVFQTQTRIWAGSTAIASTTDLLDKGKITEPVGDLVGVQGLDDGVWSATGIKDATTTSNG